In one window of Ruminococcus hominis DNA:
- the tuf gene encoding elongation factor Tu, producing MAKAKFERNKPHCNIGTIGHVDHGKTTLTAAITKVLSERVEGNAAVDFENIDKAPEERERGITISTAHVEYETAKRHYAHVDCPGHADYVKNMITGAAQMDGAILVVAATDGVMAQTKEHILLSRQVNVPYIVVFLNKCDMVDDEELIELVEMEVNEVLEEYEFTDCPIIKGSALKALEDPMGPWGDKIMELMDTVDEYIPDPERDTDKPFLMPVEDVFSITGRGTVATGRVERGTLHVSDEVEIIGIHEDVKKTVVTGIEMFRKLLDEAQAGDNIGALLRGIQRTEIERGQVLIKPGTVTCHKKFTCQVYVLTKDEGGRHTPFFNNYRPQFYFRTTDVTGVCELPEGIEMCMPGDNVEMTVELIHPVAMEEGLRFAIREGGRTVGSGTVAKIIE from the coding sequence ATGGCTAAAGCTAAATTTGAAAGAAACAAACCACATTGTAATATTGGTACAATCGGTCACGTTGACCACGGTAAAACAACTCTGACAGCTGCTATCACAAAAGTTCTGTCTGAAAGAGTTGAAGGTAACGCAGCTGTTGATTTCGAGAACATCGATAAAGCTCCAGAAGAAAGAGAGCGTGGTATCACAATTTCTACAGCTCACGTTGAGTATGAGACAGCAAAACGTCACTATGCACACGTTGACTGCCCAGGACATGCTGACTACGTTAAAAACATGATCACTGGTGCTGCTCAGATGGATGGAGCTATCCTTGTAGTAGCTGCTACAGATGGTGTTATGGCTCAGACAAAAGAGCATATCCTTCTTTCTCGTCAGGTTAACGTACCATACATCGTTGTTTTCTTGAACAAATGTGATATGGTTGATGACGAAGAGCTTATCGAATTAGTAGAGATGGAAGTTAACGAAGTACTTGAAGAGTATGAATTCACAGATTGCCCAATCATCAAAGGTTCAGCTCTGAAAGCTCTTGAAGATCCAATGGGACCATGGGGAGACAAGATCATGGAACTTATGGATACTGTAGATGAGTACATCCCAGATCCAGAGCGTGATACAGACAAACCATTCCTTATGCCAGTAGAGGACGTATTCTCTATCACAGGACGTGGTACAGTTGCTACAGGTAGAGTAGAGCGTGGTACACTTCACGTTTCTGATGAAGTAGAAATCATCGGTATCCATGAGGACGTTAAGAAAACTGTTGTAACAGGTATCGAGATGTTCCGTAAACTTCTTGATGAGGCTCAGGCTGGAGATAACATTGGAGCACTTCTTCGTGGTATTCAGAGAACAGAAATCGAAAGAGGACAGGTTCTTATCAAACCAGGTACAGTAACATGCCACAAGAAATTTACATGCCAGGTTTACGTATTAACAAAAGATGAAGGTGGACGTCATACTCCATTCTTCAACAACTATCGTCCACAGTTCTACTTCAGAACAACAGACGTAACAGGTGTTTGCGAGCTTCCAGAAGGAATCGAAATGTGCATGCCTGGAGATAACGTAGAGATGACAGTTGAACTGATTCATCCAGTAGCTATGGAAGAAGGACTTCGTTTCGCTATCCGTGAAGGTGGACGTACAGTAGGTTCTGGTACAGTAGCTAAAATTATTGAGTAA
- a CDS encoding iron-containing alcohol dehydrogenase: MLNYQRTIPTKLYFGKGQISHLEEALKSFGKNVLLTYGGGSIKKIGLYDEVMKILNEGGFNVTELSGIDPNPRIESVTEGVRICREKDIDVILAVGGGSTLDCSKAIAVGTYYEGDDMWEMVVNAEGIAEKAVPLVTILTLSATGSEYDGGGVISNMNTNQKLGRSYTYPAVSICDPTYTFSVSPYQTAAGSADIMSHIMEDYFSRTDDSDLSDGIAETILRSVMKNCPIAIKEPDNYSARANLMTNSSIACSGIPAYGKQETGWPCHAMEHELSAFYDITHGVGLAILTPRWMRHILAKDSTATGRFVKFARNVMGLDGEDEAKLALAGIDALEEYFKSTGIPMTLTELGIDEEHFEVMADHANEEGYLKDAYVALTNEDIIQIYKACL; encoded by the coding sequence ATGCTTAATTATCAGAGAACAATTCCAACAAAACTTTATTTTGGTAAAGGTCAGATAAGTCACTTAGAAGAGGCATTAAAATCATTTGGTAAGAATGTGCTATTGACATATGGCGGAGGTTCTATCAAGAAAATAGGACTATATGATGAAGTGATGAAGATTTTGAATGAAGGTGGGTTTAATGTTACAGAGTTAAGTGGCATTGATCCAAACCCACGTATAGAATCAGTTACAGAAGGCGTAAGAATATGCCGTGAGAAAGATATCGATGTGATACTCGCGGTCGGTGGCGGAAGTACTCTTGATTGTTCGAAGGCAATTGCTGTCGGAACATATTATGAGGGTGACGACATGTGGGAGATGGTTGTGAATGCAGAAGGAATTGCTGAAAAAGCAGTTCCCCTTGTAACGATTCTGACATTAAGTGCTACAGGCTCGGAATATGATGGAGGCGGAGTTATCTCCAATATGAATACGAATCAAAAATTAGGAAGATCATATACTTATCCGGCTGTGTCAATCTGTGATCCAACGTATACTTTTTCAGTTTCTCCGTATCAGACAGCAGCAGGTTCGGCTGATATTATGAGCCATATTATGGAAGATTATTTTTCGAGAACAGATGACAGCGATTTGTCAGATGGTATTGCGGAAACAATTCTTCGTTCAGTGATGAAAAATTGCCCAATTGCAATAAAAGAGCCGGATAATTACAGTGCAAGAGCGAATTTGATGACAAATTCTTCCATCGCATGTTCAGGAATACCAGCTTACGGCAAACAGGAGACAGGGTGGCCTTGTCATGCTATGGAACATGAATTGTCAGCATTTTATGATATTACTCATGGAGTAGGACTTGCCATTCTGACACCAAGATGGATGCGTCATATTCTTGCAAAGGACAGTACTGCTACAGGAAGATTTGTAAAATTTGCAAGAAACGTAATGGGCTTAGACGGCGAAGATGAAGCGAAGCTTGCATTAGCAGGTATTGATGCCCTGGAAGAATATTTTAAATCTACGGGCATTCCGATGACACTTACAGAGCTTGGAATAGATGAGGAGCATTTTGAAGTAATGGCAGATCATGCGAATGAAGAAGGATATTTAAAGGATGCATATGTGGCGTTGACAAATGAAGATATTATCCAGATTTACAAAGCATGTTTATAA
- a CDS encoding LacI family DNA-binding transcriptional regulator, translated as MTVTEIAKLAGVSKACVSRYFNHGYVSEEKRKKIKEVIEQTGYVPSKKMQSQLQTVKPTIGVIIPKINSESISRVIAGISQVLNREGYRMLLADTENSIEKEIQYLQSFKQDNLAGIIFSATIITKQHLELLQSLTVPIVILSQNVPEFSCVYHDDYGAAAAMAEKLIGLKRKNYGAVLVTSEDKAAGDARCNGFMDTMKKNHIQLNDKAITYSDFSLESGYDAAEKLFSQAPDTEAVFCATDTIAIGVIQYLKGIGKRIPEDVAVTGIGHSRMTEIISPTVTTAHLFYKSTGIEGADMLIKIIDSGIDMKNKLKMGFEVIQQESC; from the coding sequence ATGACGGTAACAGAGATTGCAAAGCTTGCCGGTGTGTCAAAAGCTTGTGTGTCAAGATATTTTAATCATGGATATGTAAGTGAAGAGAAGAGAAAAAAAATAAAAGAAGTTATTGAGCAGACAGGATATGTTCCTAGTAAAAAAATGCAGTCGCAGCTACAAACAGTGAAACCAACAATCGGAGTAATTATTCCAAAGATAAATTCGGAGAGTATATCGCGGGTTATTGCCGGAATATCCCAGGTTTTAAATCGTGAAGGATATCGTATGTTGCTCGCAGATACAGAAAATAGTATAGAGAAAGAAATCCAGTATTTGCAGTCATTTAAGCAGGATAATCTGGCAGGAATCATATTTAGTGCTACGATTATTACAAAACAGCATCTTGAATTGTTACAATCGTTGACAGTTCCGATTGTTATTTTAAGCCAGAATGTGCCGGAATTTTCGTGTGTGTATCATGATGATTATGGGGCTGCGGCTGCGATGGCAGAAAAGCTGATCGGGCTTAAAAGAAAGAACTATGGAGCAGTTTTGGTTACTTCCGAAGATAAAGCGGCAGGAGATGCGAGATGCAATGGATTTATGGATACGATGAAGAAAAATCATATTCAGCTCAATGATAAAGCAATTACGTATTCTGACTTTTCGTTGGAGTCAGGGTATGATGCAGCAGAAAAACTCTTTTCACAGGCTCCGGATACAGAGGCTGTTTTCTGCGCAACAGATACGATTGCAATTGGAGTAATACAATATTTAAAAGGAATTGGAAAGCGGATACCGGAAGATGTTGCAGTTACTGGAATCGGGCATTCGCGTATGACAGAAATTATATCACCAACAGTGACAACAGCACATTTATTCTATAAATCTACTGGAATTGAAGGTGCTGATATGTTGATAAAAATAATTGACAGTGGAATAGACATGAAGAACAAATTGAAAATGGGATTTGAAGTGATACAGCAAGAGTCTTGTTGA
- a CDS encoding sucrose-specific PTS transporter subunit IIBC has translation MDYRKAASEVIRLIGGKDNIVSAAHCATRLRMVIADNSKVSKEALEEVEGVKGVFEASGQLQIIFGTGVVNKVYDEFIAIAGISAATKEDVKKDAASKGNPFQRFIKTLGDIFVPIIPAIVASGFLMGIMESLNFLINNGYISMSNESSLFVLANMFSNTAYVFLPVLIGFSAAKVFGGNSFLGAVIGMIMVHPNLQNAWTMTGGVEQYLDVFGLWKVPLVGYQGHVISVIIAVFVMATIEKWLHKRVPAMFDLFVTPLVSVFVTGFLTMTVIGPVFNFVESSIINGIQALITIPFGIGSFVMGTLYAPTVVTGIHHMYTIIDLGQIKEFGCTYWLPLASAANIAQGAAALAVALKTKDQKLKAMALPSSLSAFMGITEPAIFGVNMRFFKPFICACIGGGCGAMFASITSLGATGTGVTGIFGILLCLNTPVKYILMFLIAAGVAFVLTWIFGYENKKEDDKKVEKDTLKETVVNSANDDKQVLSPVEGKVVGLSETGDETFASEVLGKGIAIEPVKGEVYAPFNATVSTLMGHAVGLEGKNGVELLIHIGVDTVQLNGKYYTSHCSEGQEVKAGDLLMEFDMKAIKEAGFKTITPVIVTNTDDFADIKVEHEGEILVGETLLDITK, from the coding sequence GTGGATTACAGAAAAGCAGCATCAGAGGTTATTCGTTTGATTGGTGGAAAAGATAACATTGTATCAGCAGCACATTGTGCAACAAGATTACGCATGGTAATTGCCGACAACAGCAAAGTTTCAAAAGAAGCACTGGAAGAAGTAGAGGGAGTGAAGGGTGTTTTTGAAGCGTCCGGGCAGTTGCAGATCATTTTCGGGACAGGAGTAGTAAATAAGGTTTATGATGAATTTATTGCAATCGCCGGAATTTCAGCAGCAACAAAAGAAGATGTTAAGAAAGACGCGGCAAGCAAAGGAAATCCTTTCCAGCGTTTTATCAAGACACTCGGAGATATTTTTGTTCCAATCATTCCAGCAATCGTAGCATCAGGTTTTTTGATGGGAATTATGGAATCATTAAATTTCTTGATTAATAATGGATATATTTCTATGTCAAATGAAAGCAGTCTTTTTGTTTTGGCAAATATGTTCTCAAATACAGCTTATGTATTTCTGCCTGTATTGATCGGATTTTCGGCAGCAAAAGTATTTGGCGGGAATTCATTTTTAGGTGCTGTTATCGGTATGATCATGGTTCATCCGAATTTGCAGAATGCATGGACAATGACAGGCGGAGTAGAACAGTATCTGGATGTATTTGGTCTTTGGAAAGTTCCGCTTGTTGGTTATCAGGGACATGTTATTTCAGTAATCATTGCAGTTTTTGTTATGGCAACAATTGAAAAATGGCTGCATAAACGAGTACCGGCAATGTTTGATCTGTTTGTTACACCGCTTGTATCTGTTTTTGTGACAGGATTTTTGACAATGACAGTGATCGGACCTGTTTTCAACTTTGTGGAATCAAGCATTATCAACGGAATTCAGGCATTGATTACAATTCCTTTTGGAATCGGTTCATTTGTAATGGGAACATTATATGCACCGACAGTTGTAACAGGTATTCATCATATGTATACAATTATTGACCTGGGACAAATCAAAGAATTTGGCTGTACATACTGGCTTCCACTTGCATCAGCAGCAAACATAGCACAGGGTGCCGCAGCGTTGGCAGTTGCATTAAAAACAAAAGACCAGAAATTGAAAGCAATGGCATTGCCATCTTCTTTATCAGCATTTATGGGAATCACAGAACCAGCTATCTTCGGTGTAAATATGAGATTTTTCAAACCATTTATCTGCGCTTGTATCGGTGGTGGATGTGGAGCGATGTTTGCATCAATTACATCTCTTGGAGCAACAGGAACTGGCGTAACAGGTATTTTTGGAATCCTTCTTTGTCTGAATACACCTGTTAAATATATTTTAATGTTCTTAATTGCAGCAGGTGTCGCATTTGTTCTTACATGGATCTTCGGATACGAGAATAAAAAAGAGGACGATAAAAAAGTAGAAAAGGATACTTTGAAAGAAACAGTGGTAAATAGCGCAAATGATGATAAACAAGTACTTTCTCCGGTAGAAGGAAAAGTTGTTGGATTATCTGAAACAGGAGATGAAACATTTGCTTCTGAAGTATTAGGAAAAGGAATTGCAATTGAGCCGGTAAAAGGTGAAGTATATGCACCATTCAATGCGACAGTCAGCACACTTATGGGGCATGCAGTTGGTCTTGAAGGAAAAAATGGAGTGGAATTATTGATTCATATTGGGGTTGATACAGTCCAGTTGAATGGAAAATATTATACATCGCATTGCAGTGAAGGTCAGGAAGTAAAAGCGGGTGATTTGCTTATGGAGTTTGATATGAAAGCAATCAAAGAAGCGGGATTTAAAACAATCACACCGGTTATTGTTACAAATACAGATGATTTTGCAGATATAAAGGTGGAACATGAAGGGGAGATTCTCGTGGGAGAGACGCTTCTTGATATAACAAAATAA
- a CDS encoding glycoside hydrolase family 32 protein, translating to MKKDLLYQKIKVAEELALSKMNNDKFRQGYHLMPLSGWMNDPNGLCFYKGNYHVFFQHSPLDANRGDIFWGHYTSKDLLNWKKHPTFLYPVDSWDINGVYSGSALAEDDALYLYYTGNVKHPGDYDYIYEGRGHNVGLAITKDGILPDSNQCILENKDYPDDLSCHVRDPKVWKMDGKYYMVLGARTRQDKGELLIFESTDKYNWKHINVIKTENDMGYMWECPDIFCVDGQWIVMTSPQGMQPHDDIGQNVYSCGYFPLKGDFRGEYELGEYYEADMGFDYYAPQTFEAPDGRRIVIGWMGMPDADYINPTTENMWQHCMSLPRELHWENNRLMARPVEELKALRKNEFNFVCEKQVGLKSEKYSEFIFENQGAALEIQIGKGVCISWRDGVVKLVMDEKTGAGRTERFINLPSLNKIQIFIDASSIEVFYNEGEYVMSTRFYPEQPEEIQVYGCGNGVLYELEPMKIQWKE from the coding sequence GTGAAAAAAGATTTATTATATCAGAAAATCAAAGTAGCCGAAGAACTTGCACTTTCCAAAATGAATAACGATAAATTCAGACAAGGGTATCATTTGATGCCTTTGTCTGGATGGATGAATGATCCGAATGGTCTATGTTTTTATAAAGGAAATTATCATGTGTTTTTTCAACATAGTCCATTAGATGCTAATCGAGGCGATATTTTCTGGGGGCATTATACAAGTAAAGATTTATTGAACTGGAAAAAGCATCCGACATTTTTATATCCGGTAGATTCATGGGATATAAATGGAGTATATTCAGGATCTGCACTTGCGGAAGATGATGCACTGTATTTATATTACACAGGAAATGTAAAGCATCCGGGAGATTATGATTATATTTATGAAGGGCGTGGTCATAATGTAGGGCTTGCGATTACAAAAGATGGAATTTTGCCGGATAGTAATCAGTGCATTTTAGAAAATAAAGATTATCCGGATGATTTGAGCTGCCATGTCAGAGATCCAAAGGTCTGGAAAATGGATGGAAAATACTACATGGTACTTGGTGCAAGAACGCGGCAGGACAAAGGTGAGTTATTGATTTTTGAATCAACGGATAAATATAATTGGAAGCATATCAATGTAATTAAAACAGAAAACGATATGGGATATATGTGGGAGTGCCCGGACATTTTTTGCGTAGATGGACAATGGATCGTGATGACATCTCCACAAGGGATGCAGCCTCATGATGATATTGGTCAAAATGTGTATTCTTGTGGATATTTTCCTTTAAAAGGTGATTTTAGAGGAGAATATGAATTGGGAGAATATTATGAAGCGGATATGGGATTTGATTATTATGCACCGCAGACTTTCGAAGCACCGGACGGACGGCGCATTGTGATTGGCTGGATGGGAATGCCGGATGCAGATTATATCAATCCTACAACTGAAAATATGTGGCAGCATTGCATGAGTCTTCCAAGAGAATTACATTGGGAAAACAATAGGCTGATGGCAAGACCTGTTGAGGAATTGAAAGCACTTAGGAAAAATGAATTTAATTTTGTATGTGAAAAGCAAGTTGGGTTAAAGTCAGAAAAATACAGTGAGTTTATTTTTGAAAATCAAGGTGCTGCGTTGGAAATTCAAATCGGTAAAGGTGTTTGTATTAGTTGGAGAGATGGCGTGGTTAAACTGGTAATGGACGAAAAAACAGGTGCCGGACGTACAGAACGCTTTATAAATCTTCCATCGCTGAATAAAATACAGATTTTTATTGATGCATCTTCGATAGAAGTGTTTTATAATGAAGGTGAGTATGTTATGAGCACACGTTTTTATCCTGAGCAGCCGGAAGAGATACAAGTATATGGCTGTGGTAATGGTGTGCTGTATGAACTTGAACCAATGAAAATTCAGTGGAAGGAATGA
- a CDS encoding carbohydrate kinase family protein, whose amino-acid sequence MKKYDVTALGELLIDFTENGVSGQGNPLFEANPGGAPCNVLAMLTKLGHKTAFIGKVGDDFFGKQLKEAIEEVGIDSTGLCMDKEIHTTLAMVHTYPDGDRDFSFYRNPGADMMLKESEVKEELIKESKLFHFGTLSMTHEDVRKATKKAIQIAEEAGDIISFDPNLREPLWNSLDEAKEQILYGLSHCHILKISDNEIQWLTGQEDYTDGVKWILERYQIPLILVSMGKEGSRAYYGGKMVEVKPFIQKNTIETTGAGDTFCGCVLHYICEHGLENLTEENLFEMLQFANAAASIITTRKGALRVMPEEKEIAGLLG is encoded by the coding sequence ATGAAAAAGTATGATGTAACAGCACTTGGAGAATTGTTGATTGATTTTACGGAAAACGGAGTAAGTGGTCAGGGCAACCCTCTTTTTGAAGCTAATCCGGGTGGGGCACCATGCAATGTTCTGGCTATGTTGACAAAGCTTGGACATAAAACAGCATTTATTGGGAAAGTCGGAGATGACTTCTTTGGAAAGCAGTTAAAAGAAGCAATTGAGGAAGTAGGAATTGATTCAACAGGATTGTGTATGGACAAAGAAATTCATACAACACTTGCGATGGTACATACTTATCCGGACGGTGACAGGGATTTTTCTTTCTACCGTAATCCAGGCGCTGATATGATGCTGAAAGAGTCTGAAGTAAAAGAAGAACTGATCAAAGAGTCTAAATTGTTTCATTTTGGAACCTTGTCAATGACACATGAGGATGTGCGAAAGGCAACAAAAAAAGCCATTCAGATAGCAGAAGAAGCAGGAGATATCATTTCTTTTGATCCAAACCTGCGTGAGCCTTTGTGGAATTCGTTGGATGAGGCGAAAGAACAGATTTTGTATGGACTTTCTCATTGTCATATTTTAAAGATTTCTGATAATGAAATTCAATGGCTGACAGGTCAGGAAGATTATACAGATGGAGTGAAGTGGATTTTAGAAAGATACCAGATTCCATTGATTCTTGTATCGATGGGAAAAGAAGGAAGCCGTGCTTATTATGGCGGGAAAATGGTTGAAGTAAAACCATTTATCCAGAAAAATACAATTGAAACAACGGGGGCAGGAGATACGTTCTGTGGCTGTGTATTGCATTATATTTGTGAGCATGGACTGGAAAACCTGACAGAAGAAAATTTATTTGAAATGTTGCAGTTTGCAAACGCGGCAGCTTCAATCATTACAACAAGAAAAGGTGCACTTCGTGTAATGCCGGAAGAAAAAGAAATTGCCGGATTATTAGGATAA
- a CDS encoding alpha/beta hydrolase, giving the protein MTKFTEMIRDLFEETEQKQLATFDESITNPDNVVIYEQIQYGAEKQWNTLDIYRPKDSVGECLPILVNVHGGAWMQSSKERYKYYCWKLVQKGFAVVNINYRLVPHAYFPAPVEDLNTVMTWILEHAKEYNMDPSHIYGTGDSAGAQILGQYAAISSNEKYAGQFTFQIPKKNVFEAIVLNCGVYQVNYECRRSDLVRMIAFEYLNLENKNPEQITEEEYHSLYEQKIDLFEFGKYVTSQFPDTLLVTSETDFVKMHSLELMRYLMEQNVNARLYMCVSKEHELNHVFNINLKLQEAERCNNEEMEFLICHTKQN; this is encoded by the coding sequence ATGACAAAATTTACAGAAATGATTCGGGATTTATTTGAAGAGACAGAGCAGAAACAATTGGCAACGTTTGACGAATCCATAACCAACCCGGATAATGTAGTGATATACGAACAAATACAATATGGTGCAGAAAAGCAATGGAATACATTAGATATATACAGACCAAAGGACAGTGTAGGTGAATGCCTTCCAATATTGGTGAATGTCCATGGAGGAGCCTGGATGCAGAGTTCAAAAGAGCGATACAAATATTATTGCTGGAAACTTGTGCAGAAAGGCTTTGCTGTGGTTAATATCAATTATAGACTTGTTCCGCATGCGTATTTTCCGGCACCTGTTGAAGATTTAAATACTGTAATGACCTGGATTTTGGAGCATGCAAAAGAATATAATATGGATCCGTCTCATATTTATGGAACAGGTGATTCAGCTGGCGCCCAGATATTAGGGCAATATGCCGCAATCAGTTCTAATGAGAAGTATGCCGGGCAATTTACATTTCAGATACCGAAAAAAAATGTGTTTGAGGCAATTGTATTAAATTGCGGAGTATACCAGGTAAATTACGAATGCAGACGATCTGACCTTGTTCGAATGATTGCATTTGAATATTTGAATTTAGAAAATAAAAATCCAGAGCAGATAACAGAAGAGGAATACCACTCGTTGTATGAACAGAAAATAGATTTGTTTGAATTTGGCAAATATGTTACATCACAGTTTCCGGATACTTTGCTTGTGACATCTGAGACAGACTTTGTGAAAATGCATAGTCTTGAATTGATGCGCTATTTAATGGAACAAAATGTTAATGCCAGATTGTATATGTGTGTTTCAAAAGAACATGAATTAAATCACGTGTTCAACATCAATTTGAAGCTTCAAGAAGCAGAGCGGTGCAACAATGAGGAAATGGAGTTTTTGATATGTCATACAAAGCAAAATTAA
- a CDS encoding 4'-phosphopantetheinyl transferase family protein, translated as MSYKAKLIIADAEHILQYEKKILSQIAPQYVKKYREHKIEEDKKQELMAGYLLKMYLNIEHEEQLIINENGKPFLKAGEPFFNLSHSGNYVVLAIADCEIGVDIEHIMQCHEATVKKVYSPRMQEELTDLSGEEKNEKFSQLWTEFEARLKLKGIGFEEGWKELRDMNCYIDTRRVENYFISVATEEEIFLEVIFKSI; from the coding sequence ATGTCATACAAAGCAAAATTAATCATAGCGGATGCAGAACATATACTTCAATACGAGAAAAAGATACTCTCTCAGATAGCACCTCAATATGTGAAAAAATACCGGGAGCATAAGATTGAGGAAGATAAAAAACAAGAATTAATGGCAGGATATCTGTTGAAAATGTACTTAAATATTGAGCATGAGGAACAGCTTATCATAAATGAAAATGGAAAACCATTTCTTAAAGCCGGGGAGCCTTTTTTCAATCTGTCACACAGTGGTAACTATGTGGTACTTGCAATTGCGGATTGCGAGATAGGTGTAGATATAGAACATATTATGCAGTGCCATGAAGCAACCGTAAAGAAAGTATACTCACCTCGAATGCAGGAAGAATTAACTGATTTATCGGGAGAAGAAAAAAATGAGAAATTCTCACAGCTATGGACGGAATTTGAAGCAAGATTAAAGTTAAAAGGAATCGGATTTGAAGAAGGCTGGAAAGAGCTTCGAGATATGAATTGTTATATAGATACCAGAAGAGTGGAGAATTATTTTATTAGTGTCGCAACGGAAGAAGAAATATTTCTTGAGGTAATATTTAAATCGATATAG
- a CDS encoding ThuA domain-containing protein, giving the protein MDKLNVLLVTGLLTAEHQGRKITQRLRDLMEATGRFHVAIVEEFRNITPAFLEPYDVLFVDYDGKTWPTDHARRFGEQTESTIYDFVAKGKGIVFYHSSIWVDSDWPDEWRKLLGGYCSMDKGCRRCPKDDFYVETMDENHPITKGIDNKWMNVFDDLFTQLIIHPEADVHVLASVYDDVENYRIPGFPPAHHPVEIPGGKLENMPGVNEYTPVIWTNTYGKGRVFVTSIGHWEALDRFNFITMLVRGVEWAATGEVTLKKPDRSGENRLKLFPYY; this is encoded by the coding sequence ATGGATAAATTAAACGTATTATTAGTAACCGGCCTGCTTACAGCCGAGCATCAAGGACGTAAAATCACACAGCGCCTACGCGATCTTATGGAAGCCACCGGACGATTCCACGTTGCTATCGTAGAAGAATTCCGCAATATCACTCCGGCTTTTTTAGAGCCATATGATGTTCTGTTTGTTGATTATGATGGTAAAACATGGCCGACCGACCACGCCCGCCGCTTCGGTGAACAGACAGAGTCTACCATCTATGATTTTGTTGCCAAAGGAAAAGGTATCGTGTTCTATCATTCCTCAATCTGGGTAGATTCTGACTGGCCTGATGAATGGCGAAAACTCCTTGGAGGATACTGTTCTATGGACAAAGGCTGCAGACGCTGCCCGAAAGATGACTTTTATGTAGAAACGATGGATGAAAATCATCCAATCACCAAAGGAATTGATAATAAATGGATGAATGTATTCGATGATCTGTTTACACAGCTTATCATTCATCCTGAAGCTGATGTGCACGTTCTGGCATCTGTTTATGATGACGTAGAAAATTATCGTATTCCAGGTTTTCCACCTGCTCATCATCCTGTTGAAATTCCGGGCGGCAAGCTTGAGAATATGCCTGGAGTCAATGAATATACTCCTGTTATCTGGACAAATACATACGGAAAAGGGCGTGTATTCGTCACATCAATCGGTCATTGGGAGGCTCTGGATCGATTTAACTTCATTACAATGCTTGTACGCGGTGTTGAATGGGCCGCTACCGGTGAAGTCACTTTAAAGAAACCGGATCGTTCCGGTGAGAATCGGTTGAAATTGTTCCCATATTATTAG
- a CDS encoding Zn-ribbon domain-containing OB-fold protein: MDLNRISTEEFWNPEHVVEKFWNGLKDGKIYAKKCKECGAIEFPPHHACNSCGYHETEWTELSGKGELITFVFTGALNARLELEDQGLKYVCGEVKLDEGPSINAVILGINKKKAREITDKLPVRVRPVFHDMGRYTTLFFELDE; encoded by the coding sequence ATGGATTTGAATAGAATCAGCACAGAAGAATTCTGGAATCCGGAACATGTTGTAGAAAAGTTCTGGAATGGTTTAAAAGACGGAAAAATATACGCAAAGAAATGCAAAGAATGTGGTGCGATTGAATTTCCACCTCATCATGCATGTAATTCTTGTGGTTATCACGAGACAGAATGGACTGAATTGTCCGGGAAAGGCGAATTAATTACTTTTGTATTCACAGGTGCTTTAAATGCAAGACTTGAGCTTGAAGATCAAGGATTAAAGTATGTTTGTGGTGAAGTAAAATTAGACGAAGGTCCTTCCATCAATGCCGTTATTCTTGGCATCAACAAAAAGAAAGCTCGAGAAATCACGGATAAACTCCCTGTAAGAGTCCGTCCTGTTTTTCACGATATGGGAAGATATACAACACTTTTCTTTGAACTTGATGAGTAA